AAATTTACAAACTATCTGCAATCAGCCTCACCAATGTTCTTATTTTTGCCTTTGGTTTTATGATTTTAATTGGGACCTTTGGCTGGTTTACGATTTCCAGTATCGAGGAAACAATAAAAACCCAGACCCTTGGGCATTTGAGCAAGAGGCTACCCCTATCTGTAAAGATGATTAAAATCTGGGAACATGGAATTCAATCCAATGCCGCGGCTATCGCTTCTGAACAAAAACTGAAAAACCATGTTTTAGCTCTCATGAACCTGGAGGATACCAACGAAGGCGGCACATCCCTTCCTGACAATTCCATAGAGATAAAGAATTTTAAAAACTACATGGATTCACACTTGCAATATTCTCAATTCATTGAGTTTAGCCTCCTGACTGCTGACGGCTCTGAGATAGGAATGGATGCGCAGAACAATACTGAGAGCCGATGGCTGGTCAATACTCCAGAAGGAGCGCGCCTGTTAGAACTGGTCCGCCTTGGTAATACAACGACGTCTATCCCACTTGTCAGCCAGAAACCGCTACCCGATCGGGAGGGAGTTTATCGCAAGGGAATTCCGACGATAATCGTTGGAACCCCGATTTATCTTTCCAATGGCGACCTATCAGCAATACTAGTCCTCTATCTCCGAGCTGATTCCGAATTCACAGAAATATTCAGTATTTCCCAATTTGGCAAGAGCGGAGAAACCTATGCTTTCGACGCTGACGGGAGGATGATTACCCAAACGCGATTTGAAGATTATTTTCACACTCAAGGTCTTATGGAGGCATCAGACACGTCGATCCTGAAAATAAAACTCACCGATCCTGGCGGCAATCTTCTCGAAGGATTTAAGCCCGATCTCAAAACAGAGGATCAGCCCTTAACCCGCATGGCGAAAAGCGCGATTAACAGGGATTCCGGTTTTGACATTGAAGGCTATCGCGATTATCGAGGCGTCAAGGTCGTTGGCGTATGGAGCTGGATGTCAGAATTCGGCTTCGGCGTCGCCAGCGAGATAAATTACGATGAGGCCTACAAAGATTTGTTTGCTGTGAAGAAATTATTTTACCAAATTTTCGCGCTTCTTTTCCTGTCTGCCTGCGCTGTCATCGGGCTGACATGGAAGCAAAGAGAAAATCAAATAGCTCTGCTCAAGGCCACGGAGGTCGCCGAACAGGCAAACCATGCCAAGTCTTTATTTCTCGCAAATATGAGCCATGAAATACGGACGCCCATGAATGCAATCCTTGGTTATTCGCAAATCCTCCTGCGCAAAAAGGACCTGACTCAACAAACCAGGGAGTCTATTGAAACGATCGACAGTAGTGGTAAGAATTTGCTTACCCTGATCAACGAAATTCTCGATATTTCAAAAATCGAAGCGGGCAAAATGGAACTCAATCCATCTGTATTTGAGTTGAACCAATGTCTGGATGAATTAGCCAAACTCTTCACCCTACGTTGCAGGCAAAAAAAACTGCTCTGGACATTCAACCCACTGCACAAGGAATTTAACGTTACAGGCGATGAAACAAAGTTACGACAAGTTTTGATCAATCTCATTGGCAATGCAGTGAAATTCACGGATGCAGGAGAAGTCTCTTTGAGGGTCAGTCCTTTAGAGGGTGACACTTTCCTGTTTGAGGTAACAGACACCGGGCCGGGAATCCCTCCTTCGGCTCAGGAGACCATTTTTGAACCATTCGGTCAGGAAGAGTCAGGAGCGCAAAAGGGTGGGACCGGCCTGGGTCTGGCTATATCAAAAAAACAACTGGCTCTGATGGGTTCTGATTTGCATCTTGAGTCACAGATTGGCGTCGGCTCGCGGTTTTATTTTAATATCCGCCTCCCTCAGGCGAACACTGAAGTTGTGAAACCCAATTCACTTCCCGGCAAGGTTCTGAAAATAGTCGAAGGTCGCCATTACAAAGCTCTGGTTGTGGATGACGTGAAAGAAAACCGCGATGTACTGTCAATGCTTTTATCTGACGTCGGCATTGACGTTATCGAGGCGGGCGACGGCTTTGAAGCGATTGAAATGACCCGCGCCCACTCCCCCGACATCATCTTTATGGATATGCAAATGCCTCAAATGCGGGGAGAGAAAGCAGTCGAACTGATAAACAAAGAATTTGGCCCACATCGTTTCAAAATCGTATCCATCACCGCCTCGGCGCTGGATGCGGACAAGCAATCTTATGTTGATATCGGTTGCCATGATTACATCTCAAAACCATTCACAGAGGAGCAACTGTTTCTTTGCCTTCAAAATCTCCTTAACCTTCAATATGTTTACGAGGAAGAGGTAAATGAAAAATCTGAAGAAGAAACTATTGATGCAATCAATTTCAATAATCTGAATATAACAGAAAGCTTGCTCAATCAAATGAAAGAAGCCACCGAGCGTTACAACATCACCCTTCTGGAAAAATCAATTTCTGAACTCGAACAGAGCCACAAAGATCATAAAATTTTAGCAAAACATCTTAAAGTTTTGATGAATAAATATGACATGGAAGGGGTCGCCCAAATTCTCGTAAAACTAAACTCCCTAGAGAATTCCCCGGACTCTGATCTGGATTGAACCATTCCGTTACCCTTCGAAGCCCATTCGACTCCTCCCCACAATTGCAAGATCAACAATCCTTGAATAGCCTTTCAGCACAGGAGAAATGCTAAAGAAGAAGGCCCGCTGAATAGAGGGGCCGATCTTCATGGCATAAAGATGGTGTTTATCAAACCTTGGGAACAGACTCAGGACTTGCATGTGGAACGATTCAATCGAACGTATCAAACCGAAGTGTTGGACACATCTGTGTTCGGGCGATTATCAAAAGTACAGGAAATACCGAATAGCTGGATAAGGAAATATTAGCTTTTCAGGTGGGAGGCCAGCGTCAACGCGTGGGCCTTGAAAACCGAGACCCAACACGCAACAAAAAATAAAAAATATAATTGTCCAAAAGAAGATCAGTTGATCAAATTAATTAACAAACTTTTGAAGTTGTAACTTGAAACAACTTCCCTCCCCGGGTTTGCTTTCGACTTGAATCGCTCCCCCCATTAACTCAATGTACTTTTTCGAAAGAGTGAGTCCAAGCCCCAGCCCTGACACTTGCGAGCGATGTTTTTCTAAACGAAAAAGAGGCTCAAAGATTTTATCATAGTCCGAACTTTGAATCCCTTCCCCTGTATCCGCTACTGAAATGACTACTTTCCCGTTTTCAGAAGATATTAATCCAATATCAATCTTCCCCTGCTCCTTGTTGTATTTCACGGCATTGATCAACAAACTATCAAGAATCTGCTTGATCCGTTGCGCATCACCTGTCACAAAAATACTCTTCTTAAGATCAAAATCATGACCGATACGGATCCCCTTAGTTTCGGCCAGTTCCCTAATCGAACAAATGGAATTTTCTAGTAGTGGATTCAATTCAACTTTAGCTGTGAAAATCTTGTAGGCATTCGGTTCCAACAAACAAACATCCAGGATATCTTTAATTATACTGTGCAGGCGATTCCCAGCGTCCGAAATAAATTTAATGTTTTTATTCTGCTTTGGAGTCAGATTATCCTGATTGTTTTGCATTAATGCCGAAAAACCAATAATAGCATTCAATGGCGTCTTAAGTTCATGACTCATTCGAGTCAAAAATTCTGACTTTGCCAAACTATCATTTTGAGCAGCATGCAATTGTACAACCGCTAATTTTAAATCTTCAGTAGTCTTTTTCAGCTTGAGTTGTGTATGTACCCGGACAATCACCTCTTCCATGTTGAATGGCTTAACAATATAATCAACCCCTCCAACGGAAAATCCATCCACAATATCACTGGTCTCTGATTTCGCTGAGACAAATATGACAGGGATATCCTTTGTTGCACTGTTGGCTTTTAATTTTTGACATGTTTCAAAGCCATTCATACCTGGCATCATTACATCCAGCAGGATCAAGTCAGGTATGGTTTTCTCACTGAGCTTCAATGCCAGTTCACCATTAGTAGCAATGTAAATATTGAAGCCTTTAGAGCTCAGGATACTGCGCAAAACATTGAGATTCTCCAAAGTGTCATCCACAATAAGAATCTTCATGCCCTTCAATTCTTCATGATTCTGAAACATAATATTATGTATCCATTAAAGAATGGCTGAAGAAATCTATTAAACACACGGCAGTGCATTGTCTTTTAAAAGAGACACAGCGCATCACTTACACAAGGCTTGACAGATTTTCTGTTCAAGCTGGTACGCATTAAAAGGTTTAACAAGATACTGATTCACCCCCATTGTGATAGCGTCCTGAATTTTATCTTTATCATTCACGCAAGAAACCATAATGA
This window of the Candidatus Nitrohelix vancouverensis genome carries:
- a CDS encoding response regulator yields the protein MTRKIYKLSAISLTNVLIFAFGFMILIGTFGWFTISSIEETIKTQTLGHLSKRLPLSVKMIKIWEHGIQSNAAAIASEQKLKNHVLALMNLEDTNEGGTSLPDNSIEIKNFKNYMDSHLQYSQFIEFSLLTADGSEIGMDAQNNTESRWLVNTPEGARLLELVRLGNTTTSIPLVSQKPLPDREGVYRKGIPTIIVGTPIYLSNGDLSAILVLYLRADSEFTEIFSISQFGKSGETYAFDADGRMITQTRFEDYFHTQGLMEASDTSILKIKLTDPGGNLLEGFKPDLKTEDQPLTRMAKSAINRDSGFDIEGYRDYRGVKVVGVWSWMSEFGFGVASEINYDEAYKDLFAVKKLFYQIFALLFLSACAVIGLTWKQRENQIALLKATEVAEQANHAKSLFLANMSHEIRTPMNAILGYSQILLRKKDLTQQTRESIETIDSSGKNLLTLINEILDISKIEAGKMELNPSVFELNQCLDELAKLFTLRCRQKKLLWTFNPLHKEFNVTGDETKLRQVLINLIGNAVKFTDAGEVSLRVSPLEGDTFLFEVTDTGPGIPPSAQETIFEPFGQEESGAQKGGTGLGLAISKKQLALMGSDLHLESQIGVGSRFYFNIRLPQANTEVVKPNSLPGKVLKIVEGRHYKALVVDDVKENRDVLSMLLSDVGIDVIEAGDGFEAIEMTRAHSPDIIFMDMQMPQMRGEKAVELINKEFGPHRFKIVSITASALDADKQSYVDIGCHDYISKPFTEEQLFLCLQNLLNLQYVYEEEVNEKSEEETIDAINFNNLNITESLLNQMKEATERYNITLLEKSISELEQSHKDHKILAKHLKVLMNKYDMEGVAQILVKLNSLENSPDSDLD
- a CDS encoding transposase; its protein translation is MVFIKPWEQTQDLHVERFNRTYQTEVLDTSVFGRLSKVQEIPNSWIRKY
- a CDS encoding hybrid sensor histidine kinase/response regulator encodes the protein MFQNHEELKGMKILIVDDTLENLNVLRSILSSKGFNIYIATNGELALKLSEKTIPDLILLDVMMPGMNGFETCQKLKANSATKDIPVIFVSAKSETSDIVDGFSVGGVDYIVKPFNMEEVIVRVHTQLKLKKTTEDLKLAVVQLHAAQNDSLAKSEFLTRMSHELKTPLNAIIGFSALMQNNQDNLTPKQNKNIKFISDAGNRLHSIIKDILDVCLLEPNAYKIFTAKVELNPLLENSICSIRELAETKGIRIGHDFDLKKSIFVTGDAQRIKQILDSLLINAVKYNKEQGKIDIGLISSENGKVVISVADTGEGIQSSDYDKIFEPLFRLEKHRSQVSGLGLGLTLSKKYIELMGGAIQVESKPGEGSCFKLQLQKFVN